From the Marinomonas sp. THO17 genome, one window contains:
- a CDS encoding DUF4381 domain-containing protein, giving the protein MIPSTSATELPNKAYLLPDAIAMWPPVWWTWPIIVVLLSSIMMVIWWWIRRYHKRAYRREALALLNSKLPQCSAKDTIVLCHELIRRCLVSLGQEQKAALSSRELVAYLDIDMPTKRQFSQLGDIFISAPYQQHVALDKERLDTMIATTRYWIRRHRA; this is encoded by the coding sequence ATGATACCATCCACCTCCGCCACTGAGTTGCCTAATAAAGCCTACCTACTGCCTGATGCCATTGCCATGTGGCCACCAGTTTGGTGGACTTGGCCAATAATTGTTGTTTTATTGAGTAGCATCATGATGGTAATTTGGTGGTGGATAAGACGCTATCATAAACGCGCCTATCGACGAGAAGCACTTGCCCTGCTTAACAGCAAACTTCCACAATGTTCAGCCAAAGATACCATTGTTCTGTGTCACGAATTGATACGCCGTTGTTTGGTGAGTTTAGGTCAAGAGCAAAAAGCCGCACTCAGCAGCCGAGAGTTAGTTGCTTATCTTGATATAGACATGCCAACAAAACGCCAGTTTTCACAGTTAGGCGACATTTTTATTTCGGCACCCTACCAGCAACACGTAGCGTTAGACAAAGAACGACTAGACACCATGATAGCAACGACCCGATACTGGATCAGGAGGCATCGTGCTTGA
- a CDS encoding VWA domain-containing protein, with amino-acid sequence MTLFDSLHFDRPEWLVLIPISLLAMYFFHAQQDQQKKLNNLVDSHLLPYLQEKQNIPSLNKWLGLFSILLCWLGIAGISWQKTTQPMYLSSEKTVIVVDQSLSMYATDIQPNRQTQLKQTVRDILSSSKGGDIALVAYAGDSYVISPFTQDRDTITHFLLALEPIIMPIYGNNLADAIDTAIKLNKSDSVLHLIVLTDDISAQDEVRIPELLKDQDVRLNLIAIGTPQGGTIKLPNGRLLKRANQTIIPQTPIKKLRGFTQSLNGHFYHGRLTNKELQKINQTFDSQDNREKADNQGITWQDQGHWFAIPLLIWLAYQFRRGVLFLLLVGILNLPSKPLMASPLNWFRTQDQKAQQLVDQGNWQAASELFERPDWQAASAYALEQYSDTIEHLESLERNASDNYNLGNAYALSGQSDKAIQAYEAALKQDPELTVAKQNLDYLKAQQKEQQQNSRSQQNTPNPSPQKDQDSKTSRPSESQAKQESQPEETINKNNETQDKSDSAEDNTSKGDQETQSQLESQQALEQWLRQIQDNPGSLLQRKLEYLHQEKRDQNILRQEDGMNPW; translated from the coding sequence ATGACCTTATTTGATAGTCTGCATTTTGATCGCCCTGAATGGCTAGTCTTGATTCCCATTAGCTTACTAGCAATGTATTTCTTTCATGCCCAGCAAGATCAACAAAAAAAGCTCAATAACCTTGTTGATTCGCATCTTCTACCCTATTTACAAGAGAAACAAAACATACCTTCTTTAAATAAATGGTTAGGACTATTTAGCATTTTATTGTGCTGGCTTGGTATAGCAGGCATCAGCTGGCAAAAAACCACCCAACCTATGTATTTAAGCAGTGAAAAAACCGTGATTGTGGTGGATCAATCACTGTCCATGTACGCCACAGACATTCAGCCTAATCGCCAAACTCAGCTAAAACAAACAGTACGTGACATATTAAGCAGCAGCAAAGGCGGCGACATTGCCTTAGTCGCTTACGCTGGGGACAGTTATGTCATCAGCCCTTTCACTCAAGACAGAGACACCATCACACACTTTTTGTTGGCCCTCGAACCCATCATAATGCCAATCTATGGTAATAATTTGGCCGATGCTATTGATACGGCGATTAAACTTAACAAGAGCGATAGTGTATTGCATTTAATCGTGCTAACCGACGATATTTCTGCGCAAGATGAAGTACGCATCCCAGAGTTACTTAAGGATCAAGACGTTCGTCTCAATTTGATTGCTATCGGCACTCCTCAAGGCGGCACTATTAAGCTACCGAACGGCAGATTATTAAAACGCGCTAACCAAACCATTATTCCCCAAACCCCCATTAAAAAATTACGCGGCTTTACTCAATCTCTTAATGGCCACTTTTATCATGGCCGCCTTACCAACAAGGAATTACAGAAAATAAATCAGACATTCGACTCACAAGACAATCGAGAAAAAGCAGACAATCAAGGTATCACTTGGCAAGATCAGGGACATTGGTTCGCTATTCCATTATTAATTTGGCTGGCTTATCAATTTCGTCGGGGCGTACTTTTCCTTCTATTGGTTGGTATTTTAAACCTACCAAGTAAACCCCTCATGGCATCACCTTTAAACTGGTTCCGCACGCAAGACCAAAAAGCACAACAATTGGTTGATCAAGGTAATTGGCAAGCCGCCAGTGAGTTATTTGAAAGACCCGACTGGCAAGCCGCTTCGGCCTATGCGCTGGAACAATACTCAGACACCATAGAACATTTAGAGAGCTTAGAGCGCAACGCTTCTGATAACTATAACCTGGGCAACGCCTATGCTCTTTCTGGTCAATCAGACAAAGCCATACAAGCCTACGAAGCAGCGCTAAAACAAGATCCAGAACTAACTGTTGCCAAACAAAACCTCGACTATTTAAAAGCGCAACAAAAAGAACAACAGCAAAACTCAAGATCACAGCAAAACACACCAAACCCTTCACCACAGAAAGATCAAGACTCAAAAACATCGCGGCCATCTGAGTCACAAGCTAAGCAAGAGTCTCAACCGGAAGAAACAATAAACAAAAATAACGAAACACAAGACAAGAGCGATTCAGCGGAGGATAATACCTCTAAGGGCGATCAAGAAACTCAAAGTCAACTTGAGAGCCAACAAGCATTGGAACAATGGCTACGTCAAATACAGGACAACCCTGGTAGCTTATTGCAACGCAAATTAGAATATTTGCATCAAGAAAAACGCGATCAGAATATATTAAGACAAGAGGATGGGATGAACCCATGGTAA
- a CDS encoding VWA domain-containing protein, whose amino-acid sequence MLEFIWPWVFVLLPLPWLVSKLPRAQTIYAAIWWAHSRELIENQSKSRISSHTKLAKLMLWLAWVTLVLGMSRPTWLGDPTQVTPSGRDLLIALDLSGSMKITDMTLENQVADRLQVAKSVLSDFINQRRGDRIGIIVFGSKAFLQAPLSFDTKTINQLVQETQIGFAGQRTAIGDAIGLGIKQLQDKPAEQKVLILMTDGANTAGRVQPSQAAAFAASQQVRVHTIGMGAEQMVMRGFFGPKIINPSSDLDESLLQDIAQQTGGHYFRARSTEDLQAIYQELDQLEPTPSEDIWQRPITSLFHWLAVISILCMIIALALTKGIQIRRGAQ is encoded by the coding sequence GTGCTTGAGTTTATTTGGCCTTGGGTATTCGTGCTGTTGCCACTGCCTTGGCTGGTCAGCAAACTGCCACGCGCACAGACGATTTACGCCGCCATTTGGTGGGCTCACAGTCGTGAGTTGATTGAAAATCAAAGCAAAAGCCGTATTTCAAGTCATACCAAACTTGCCAAACTAATGCTCTGGCTGGCGTGGGTTACCTTAGTCTTAGGAATGAGTCGCCCAACTTGGTTGGGAGACCCCACTCAAGTAACACCTTCTGGGCGAGATTTATTGATTGCCTTAGACCTTTCGGGCAGCATGAAAATTACCGACATGACATTAGAAAACCAAGTTGCTGATCGTTTACAGGTTGCCAAATCGGTACTGTCTGACTTTATCAACCAACGCCGTGGTGATCGTATTGGCATTATAGTTTTTGGTAGCAAAGCCTTCTTACAAGCACCATTAAGCTTTGACACCAAAACCATTAATCAATTAGTCCAAGAAACACAAATTGGTTTTGCTGGGCAACGTACCGCCATTGGTGATGCCATAGGATTAGGAATCAAGCAACTACAAGATAAACCAGCCGAACAAAAAGTACTTATCCTAATGACCGACGGTGCCAATACAGCAGGACGAGTGCAACCCAGTCAAGCAGCGGCTTTTGCCGCCTCCCAGCAAGTACGCGTACATACCATTGGTATGGGCGCTGAGCAAATGGTAATGCGAGGCTTTTTTGGCCCCAAAATCATCAACCCCTCCAGTGATTTGGATGAAAGCCTGTTACAAGACATAGCTCAACAAACCGGTGGGCATTACTTTCGAGCCCGCAGTACAGAAGACCTACAAGCCATTTATCAAGAGCTTGATCAACTCGAACCCACCCCATCGGAAGATATCTGGCAGCGCCCTATTACCAGTTTATTTCACTGGCTAGCTGTCATTTCTATTCTTTGTATGATTATCGCACTGGCACTCACTAAAGGCATTCAAATACGTCGAGGTGCACAATGA
- a CDS encoding DUF58 domain-containing protein: MSLLLSPVSPELTETDFAVFAHYAKHLGRAPKAKHYAFNTGDKYSHLKGQGLEMLELRAYQPSDDLRHIDWRVTARTGKAHTRLYAQEHEHQRLLMLDLSADAYFGTRHTFIATRFIQLAAIIAWRSQQQGDVLTYRLCFAGEDHQQQKLSNLSMLFQLLSRASQIINRSQAQASLQIAKPDAITKKMRNKDIILLTDKQSLSPQELAHLHYLAEHNKVFWVQIIDDNAFNLAAGQYHIKHAKGSDLVNVSHTSAELARASFIKHNQQLKHKLNHLGIEHLLFDLGEPPEGIARSLLSMGALG; the protein is encoded by the coding sequence ATGAGCTTATTGTTGTCACCCGTTTCACCAGAACTTACAGAAACGGATTTTGCTGTATTTGCCCATTACGCGAAACATTTAGGACGCGCACCAAAAGCCAAGCATTACGCGTTCAACACGGGTGATAAATACTCACACCTAAAAGGCCAAGGCTTGGAAATGCTGGAGTTGCGGGCTTATCAACCAAGCGATGATTTGCGTCACATTGATTGGCGAGTTACCGCTCGCACAGGAAAAGCCCATACTCGCCTATACGCACAAGAGCACGAACATCAGCGCTTGCTAATGCTGGATCTTTCGGCAGATGCCTATTTCGGCACACGCCATACTTTCATTGCCACTCGGTTTATTCAACTGGCCGCTATCATTGCTTGGCGAAGTCAACAACAAGGTGATGTGCTTACTTATCGTCTTTGTTTTGCTGGTGAAGATCACCAACAACAAAAGTTGAGCAATCTGTCTATGCTGTTTCAACTGCTGTCTCGCGCTAGCCAGATTATCAATCGCAGCCAAGCCCAAGCCAGTTTGCAAATTGCCAAGCCTGATGCCATTACCAAAAAGATGAGAAACAAAGACATCATACTACTGACAGATAAGCAGTCACTGTCCCCTCAAGAGCTGGCACACTTGCATTATTTGGCGGAGCACAACAAGGTTTTTTGGGTACAAATTATTGACGACAACGCCTTTAATTTGGCTGCAGGACAGTACCATATAAAACATGCCAAAGGCAGTGATCTAGTCAATGTTAGTCATACTAGTGCAGAGTTAGCCCGTGCTAGCTTTATCAAACATAACCAGCAACTCAAACACAAGTTAAACCATTTAGGTATAGAGCATCTTCTATTTGATCTAGGCGAACCACCTGAAGGCATTGCCAGAAGTTTACTTTCTATGGGAGCGCTAGGTTAA
- a CDS encoding BatD family protein, with protein sequence MNYCLAFCCTLLLSTFSYADTVTATLDKKVVTENTLVKLTLKADFSNTGNGPDLSPLQKDFEVLGKSQNSQFSFNLGTSKALNFWVVSLMPKSVGTIEIPAIRIGDHQSQPIKLEVKSSPQLLDDNGNPPVIVRMEASNNEPYLQQQVILRVKLYTSVALQNANRTVPSHPDLVIERLSDDQMTYETINGTQYQVITRDYLSFPQRSGLLTISPQGIQAMVNTSFGRRLIKVQSEPLSLQVLPIPASYVADAWLPSQSVEVTSKLSSTSDTPRVGDTLLWNIHIRATGSLPEQIPTLDFNSTRNYKLYPQPPKFSTSKNANGVIGEQSIQVEVVPTAQGNLQLPDIDISYWDTRNAKLVHAVANTNSINIAPLPSIKNNKQTPSIDTTPLPAQPSSTAPISLQKKPEPKAEVESEPSLTAPPTIIESDNETWSFKTLLIYTLFAMAIFTLAWWIILRRQKPNSERIEESVPTLQEFAPLATPDEATAFQQLLTTCHNDQLSELRANLLEWARHRWGDHEIRTLDDIKRLTSVQVTQLLMEAELMMYSNNPSHEWHGEPLADALEEYVSGIAKPSQASQLKALYPDL encoded by the coding sequence ATGAACTATTGTCTGGCTTTCTGCTGCACCCTGCTTTTGTCCACTTTCAGTTATGCAGACACGGTAACCGCAACCCTAGACAAAAAAGTAGTCACCGAAAATACACTTGTTAAACTGACCCTAAAAGCCGATTTCAGTAATACAGGTAATGGTCCAGATTTGAGCCCGTTACAAAAAGATTTTGAGGTATTAGGTAAAAGTCAAAACAGTCAATTCAGTTTTAACCTTGGCACCAGCAAAGCACTCAACTTTTGGGTCGTTTCACTTATGCCCAAATCTGTTGGCACCATAGAAATTCCTGCCATTAGGATTGGCGATCATCAGTCCCAGCCAATCAAATTAGAAGTGAAAAGCTCACCTCAACTGCTTGATGATAATGGCAACCCTCCCGTTATTGTTCGCATGGAGGCTTCAAACAACGAACCATATCTACAACAACAGGTAATTTTACGAGTCAAACTTTATACTTCGGTTGCATTACAAAATGCCAATCGTACTGTGCCAAGCCATCCAGACTTAGTCATCGAACGTTTGAGCGATGATCAAATGACCTATGAAACCATCAATGGCACGCAATACCAGGTGATTACTCGTGATTACTTAAGTTTTCCACAACGCAGTGGTTTACTCACAATCTCACCCCAAGGCATTCAAGCCATGGTGAACACCTCTTTTGGCCGTCGCTTGATCAAGGTTCAAAGCGAGCCATTAAGCCTACAGGTACTTCCTATTCCTGCCAGTTATGTAGCCGACGCTTGGTTGCCAAGTCAATCAGTGGAAGTCACTAGCAAACTATCGTCTACTTCTGATACTCCCCGAGTTGGTGATACCTTATTGTGGAACATTCACATTCGCGCAACAGGATCATTACCAGAGCAAATTCCAACATTAGATTTCAATAGCACAAGAAATTATAAACTTTACCCACAACCCCCCAAATTCAGTACCAGTAAGAATGCCAATGGCGTCATCGGTGAACAAAGTATACAAGTAGAAGTAGTGCCTACGGCACAAGGCAATCTGCAATTGCCAGACATCGACATTAGCTACTGGGACACTCGCAACGCCAAGCTGGTTCATGCGGTGGCCAATACCAACAGCATAAACATTGCACCACTGCCAAGCATTAAAAATAATAAGCAAACGCCTAGCATTGACACCACACCTTTGCCTGCACAACCAAGCTCAACCGCACCGATTTCACTGCAAAAGAAACCAGAACCTAAAGCCGAAGTTGAATCTGAACCAAGCTTAACTGCTCCTCCAACCATCATTGAGTCTGATAATGAAACTTGGTCGTTCAAAACCCTTCTGATATACACCCTATTCGCTATGGCTATATTCACCTTGGCTTGGTGGATAATTTTACGCCGTCAAAAACCAAACTCAGAAAGGATTGAAGAATCGGTTCCGACCCTGCAAGAGTTCGCACCGCTTGCTACACCAGATGAAGCCACTGCGTTTCAACAGTTATTGACGACCTGTCATAATGATCAACTTTCTGAGTTACGTGCAAACTTACTAGAGTGGGCACGTCATCGTTGGGGCGACCACGAAATTCGCACATTGGATGACATCAAACGGCTAACGTCTGTACAAGTTACCCAATTGCTCATGGAAGCAGAACTCATGATGTACTCCAACAACCCTTCTCATGAATGGCATGGTGAACCTTTGGCTGACGCCCTTGAAGAGTATGTCAGCGGCATTGCCAAACCCTCTCAAGCCAGCCAACTAAAAGCCCTTTACCCTGATTTATAA